The following is a genomic window from Bacteroidales bacterium.
TTTAGGTATAATCCCGACTTAGAAATTGTTGCAACTCACCAAACAGGTGATAGTGCAATATCATGAATTGCATACAATTTCTTAGTCGATTGAGTTATTTTAGGTAGAAAATCGCTCAATTTGGGTTTAAATAAAAATATATAAAATCAGGTAACCAAACCTTATTAATAACAACACAACAATGAAAATCTTAAAAATAATATTTCTGTTCTTCTTTATATTTAAAGGTGTGTTTATTTCTGCACAACCATCTTCAAAAACTGACGCCATTACAGGAAATTGGATAACCGAAGAAAATGAAAGCATAGTTGAAATATTTAAAAAGAACAATAAATATTATGGAAAAATAGTATGGCTTAATGAACCATATGAAGAAAATGGTAAACCAAAAAAAGACACAAAAAATCCAAATGAAGAACTTAGAAATGAGCCTATTATGGGAATAGTATTTATGAACAACTTTGTTTATGATGAGAATAATATTTGG
Proteins encoded in this region:
- a CDS encoding DUF2147 domain-containing protein, with protein sequence MKILKIIFLFFFIFKGVFISAQPSSKTDAITGNWITEENESIVEIFKKNNKYYGKIVWLNEPYEENGKPKKDTKNPNEELRNEPIMGIVFMNNFVYDENNIWDSGKVYDPESGNTYSGTLTLKDNNTLYLRGYIGFSIFGRTAIWKRKSKL